A DNA window from Vanessa cardui chromosome 16, ilVanCard2.1, whole genome shotgun sequence contains the following coding sequences:
- the LOC124536324 gene encoding YTH domain-containing protein 1: MEVSNNTDAVNLGVGEVEAEIGEELKQLEEGKDYDTRSEVSSSSSSDSSTPSISSVSSNKSKVRRANRKRTKSDSHSPVQTKRRCVTSTNSKIKTYDYMTKLNYLFRDTRFFLIKSNNAENITLSKAKGVWSTLPQNEANLNQAYRESRNVLLIFSVKESGKFAGFARLASESRRDVPPISWVLPPGLSAKVLDGVFKVDWICRKELSFSSTLHLYNPWNEGKPVKIGRDGQEIEPKVAEELCRLFPEDEGIEMTPILRKSKEASKKAYLKSGGSYRTYRAPLASRGTSYRNRMNSSSRSRRKPFISPRNRLGSSSFKRRSPSPYMRDRLPSWYTRNRETYNNTGSAAAEAYVAEYMRSMHHQLPPLPYVPPPGFSGAIATYEGLPPPPPPPRYYDLADYPRSVLVYDKRSYERSVDEFLWRTSDRSHGRSRERESHRSYRDRR, encoded by the coding sequence ATGGAGGTGTCTAATAACACCGACGCTGTAAATCTTGGCGTTGGTGAAGTGGAAGCAGAAATAGGAGAAGAGTTAAAACAGTTAGAAGAGGGTAAAGATTATGACACTCGCAGCGAAGTATCTAGTTCTTCGTCAAGTGATTCGAGTACGCCAAGCATAAGTTCAGTCAGCAGCAATAAATCTAAAGTTAGACGTGCTAATCGTAAACGTACGAAATCTGACAGCCATTCTCCTGTTCAGACCAAGCGACGTTGTGTTACTTCGACTAATTCAAAGATTAAAACCTATGATTATATGACAAAACTCAATTACTTATTTAGAGATACACGGTTCTTtcttataaaatcaaacaatGCAGAAAATATAACACTGTCAAAAGCAAAAGGTGTATGGTCAACATTACCTCaaaatgaagcaaatttaaatcaAGCTTATAGAGAATCTCGAAATGTGCTTCTAATATTCTCTGTTAAAGAAAGCGGTAAATTTGCTGGTTTTGCTAGACTAGCAAGTGAATCTCGTAGAGATGTCCCTCCAATATCTTGGGTACTTCCCCCTGGACTTTCTGCTAAAGTTTTAGATGGAGTATTCAAAGTGGATTGGATTTGCAGAAAAGAGCTGTCTTTTAGCAGTACACTCCATTTGTACAATCCCTGGAATGAGGGTAAACCAGTGAAAATTGGCAGAGATGGGCAAGAAATTGAACCTAAGGTTGCTGAAGAATTATGTAGACTCTTTCCTGAAGACGAGGGAATAGAAATGACACCCATATTAAGAAAATCTAAAGAGGCCTCCAAGAAAGCTTATTTAAAAAGTGGGGGTAGCTATAGAACTTACAGAGCACCTTTGGCCTCCAGAGGTACCAGCTACAGAAATCGCATGAATTCATCTTCAAGAAGTAGAAGAAAGCCCTTTATTTCCCCAAGAAATCGATTAGGATCTTCCTCTTTTAAGAGGAGATCACCATCACCATATATGAGAGATCGGTTACCTTCATGGTATACACGTAACCGCGAAACTTATAACAATACGGGCTCAGCCGCGGCAGAAGCATATGTTGCAGAATACATGCGCTCTATGCATCATCAGCTGCCTCCATTGCCATATGTACCTCCACCAGGATTTAGCGGTGCTATTGCTACTTATGAAGGCTTGCCACctccaccaccaccaccaagATATTATGATTTAGCTGATTATCCTCGTTCAGTGCTTGTTTATGACAAAAGGTCATATGAACGTTCAGTAGATGAATTTTTGTGGCGAACCTCTGACCGCTCACATGGTCGCAGTCGGGAACGTGAATCACATAGATCATATAGGGATCGTCGTTAA
- the LOC124536158 gene encoding ganglioside-induced differentiation-associated protein 1, with translation MHYIQKYLDKLQIPKTNNKPISNGYKTNIFLYCNYYSFYSQKVLMALYEKNIDFEPLVIDITKGEQYSPWFLEINPRGEIPVLKVNNSIIPDSTRILDYLELYLDHDMPPLIEVSQDSKTLATITKFRELIEALPAGLITVGSFFHPHLCGSPKLPFILPVREVLKSGDLSSSKNLRKLAEENPSAKGVLLYKAEIQDRKHEIIANEEEYIKVLDIVDDVLAQVEIQLKTQSEDGWLCCEKFSIADINLTVLLQRLWELGLEERFWTNGKRPNIENYFARVKLRESFKKTIPNLPVHIKMILTSQPPVYVGAAGAVSIGIVFALAYVVKKLIR, from the exons atgcattatatacaaaaatatttagataaactCCAAATCCCGAAGACAAATAATAAACCGATAAGTAAtggatataaaacaaatatcttcTTATATTGCAATTATTATAGCTTTTATTCTCAAAAG gTTTTAATGGccctttatgaaaaaaatattgatttcgaACCTCTAGTAATAGACATTACTAAGGGAGAACAGTACTCACCATGGTTTCTCGAAATAAATCCCCGTGGCGAAATCCCAGTTCTCAAAGTTAATAATTCCATTATACCAGATTCTACCCGTATTCTAGATTATCTGGAACTCTACTTAGACCAtg atATGCCCCCACTGATTGAGGTATCACAGGATAGCAAAACTTTAGCAACCATTACTAAGTTTAGAGAACTTATTGAGGCTCTACCAGCTGGTTTGATAACAGTGGGATCATTTTTCCACCCTCATCTTTGTGGCAGCCCTAAACTGCCTTTTATTCTACCAGTTAGAGAAGTGCTTAAAA gtgGAGATTTGAGTAGTTCAAAAAATCTTAGAAAGCTAGCAGAGGAAAATCCTTCAGCTAAaggagttttattatataaagcagAAATACAAGACAGAAAGCATGAAATCATTGCTAATGAAGaggaatatataaaagtattagaTATAGTAGATGATGTTCTAGCCCAAGTTGAAATACAACTTAAAACACAAAGTGAAG atgGTTGGCTTTGTTGTGAAAAATTTAGTATAGCAGATATAAATTTGACTGTGCTCCTTCAACGTCTTTGGGAACTAGGCTTAGAAGAGAGATTTTGGACAAATGGTAAACGGCCCAACATAGAGAATTATTTTGCTCGTGTCAAATTACGTGAGTCCTTTAAAAAGACCATACCTAACTTACCTGTTCATATAAAGATGATTTTAACATCACAACCTCCTGTTTATGTTGGAGCTGCTGGTGCAGTGTCTATTGGAATTGTGTTTGCATTGGCATATGTTGTCAAAAAACTTAtccgttaa
- the LOC124536157 gene encoding acyl-coenzyme A diphosphatase FITM2, which produces MTSRASFKSTRMNFKVQNESQDSKGTKPIREASSVLEILILMIVHICKKVLFFDTGLKIAIYLGALFLLSLVADVLTFPKSYFSRSDNIFNQYFVKLGWFWTLFLTVPYVFLTSYTTCCGKRKIIFTGHLLRLLIATVFWYTWTTIFNIIERKYGRCNSKQFDDKVTCLANGHFWNGFDISGHCFILIYSSLILIEEARAINGWERIKDYIRDEKYYRSVNDKSPSVNPLRNIKTDDLNILKTSYEKFTPYVRAFLIVIALFQLLWDVMLVSTILYYHIMVEKFISGIIAILTWFVTYRVWYTIPNILPNLPGQGVFKYNSDKTATANIPQRRRSIISNGKHFMGMPINKGQEPVEPSDTK; this is translated from the coding sequence ATGACAAGCAGAGCCAGTTTCAAAAGTACTCGAATGaattttaaagttcaaaatGAATCGCaagattcaaaaggtaccaAGCCCATCCGAGAAGCCTCGTCTGTATTAGAAATTCTAATACTTATGATTGTGCACATTTGTAAGAAAGTGTTATTTTTTGACACAGGTTTAAAAATAGCTATTTATTTAGGAGCTCTCTTTTTATTATCTCTTGTAGCTGATGTTCTGACTTTTCCAAAGTCATATTTTTCGAGAAGCGATAacatatttaatcaatattttgtaaaacttgGATGGTTCTGGACATTATTTCTGACGGTACCATATGTATTTTTGACCTCTTATACTACATGTTGCGGCAAAAGAAAGATCATCTTTACAGGACATTTATTAAGGCTATTAATTGCTACTGTATTTTGGTATACATGGACtacaatatttaacataatagaaAGAAAATATGGTCGCTGCAATTCAAAACAATTTGATGATAAAGTTACTTGTTTGGCAAATGGACATTTTTGGAATGGATTTGATATATCAGgtcactgttttattttaatttattcaagtttaattttaatagaagaaGCGAGAGCCATTAATGGTTGGGAAAGAATTAAAGATTATATCCGTGATGAGAAATATTACCGAAGTGTTAATGACAAGTCACCTAGTGTTAATCCACTAAGAAATATCAAAACTGATGACTTAAATATTCTGAAAACTTCATATGAAAAGTTTACTCCATATGTAAGAgcatttttaatagttattgcTCTTTTTCAACTATTATGGGATGTAATGTTGGTTTCAACAATATTGTATTACCACATTATGGTTGAGAAATTTATTAGTGGAATCATAGCAATACTGACATGGTTTGTAACATACAGAGTATGGTACACAATACCTAACATACTTCCAAACTTACCAGGTCAGggagtttttaaatataattcagacAAAACAGCTACTGCAAATATACCACAAAGAAGAAGATCTATTATTAGTAATGGCAAACACTTCATGGGAATGCCGATAAACAAAGGCCAAGAACCTGTAGAACCTAGTGACACAAAAtag